Genomic segment of Fischerella sp. PCC 9605:
TTTTACAGGCATTCCCAATCTAGAATTCGGTGCTAAGGAGGTAATACTTTCATTTCTGCCACTAACGCATGTTTTTGCTCGTGTTCTGCTGTATGGTCATATCAACTATGGGCATAGCATTTACCTCACCACTCCTAACCGAGTCATCAGGCATCTCAAAGAAGTGCAACCGACGATATTCGCCACGGTGCCACTTTTGCTAGAAAAAATTTACAACAGAATTCTGGAAGAGGGGAGCAAACGGACAAAGCTGACAACAGTCAGGGACATCAAGAATAACGTGCTATCACGTATCCGCGCTTTTGCTGTGCAAACGATACGCAGGACAGAACAACCAAAAACGCAAAGATTTCGTTTATCTTCCTTGCGTTTGGGTGCTCACCTGTCTCCGTTGCAGTGGAAGTTCCCGCCTCTGCGAATCTCTGTGTCTGCGTCTCAATTGCGTGAGATAGCATTTACTCAGCGCATCTACAATTGGGCACTGAACCTTGCCAAACAGTATGAACTAGGCAAGTCACCACAAGGGAGATATGCCCTCATGCTCAAGCTAGCCGATCGCTTGGTGTTCTGGCAATGGCGCGCGGTATTTGGAGGTCGTCTCAAATACTTAATCAGTGGGGGTGCGCCCTTGAAAGCAGAGATAGCTAACCTGTTTGGCGCAGCGGGTATCATAGTTTTGCAAGGTTACGGTTTAACTGAAACGAGTTCAGCATTTGCCTGCACTCGCGGACAATTCAACCGTGCGGGAACGGTGGGTGTGCCAATGGCTGGGGTAGAGGTGGCGATCGCAGACGATGGTGAAATTCTCACCAGAAGTCCTTATATCACTCAAGGCTACTACAAAAACCCTGAAGCTACCCAACAATTGATTGATGCAGACGGCTGGTTGCATACAGGCGACCTCGGGGAAATTACAGACGATGGTTTGCTCAAAATTACTGGTTTGAAGAAAAGCCGCTTCAAACTTTCCACAGGCAAGTACGTCACACCGGAGCCTTTAGAAAGTAAGCTAGAACAATCTCCTTTAGTGGCAAAGGCAGTTGCTGTGGGAGCAGAACGCAAATTCTGTGCCATGCTAATTTTCCCAAATCTGGATAACCTGCGTTCCTATGCTCTTAGCGCTGGCATTGATTTACCAACAGAGGCGTTGCTCAAGCATCCTTGCATTATCGCCATGTATCAGGCATTAGTGGATGAAGCCAATTGTCATTTACCCCAATGGTCAACTGTGAAGCGGTTCCGGCTGATTGATGCCACCCTTACAGTTGAAAATGGCACACTGACGCCGACTCAAGAGGTAAGACGCGCAAAAGTAGCAGAGGTTTTTGCTGAAGAAATTGCTGCCATATATGAAGACACGGGGACGCACAACAGGGGAAACGCGGAGATAGAAAATATAGATCAACAGGATACTTCCTCATTTTCCTGTCCTCCCATACCCCAGCCTTCATGTCCGGCGATCGCCCAATCTCTGAATACGTAATTGTTGATGGTTGTTTGTTGTTTGTTGTTGGGTATTTTTCCAACCAACTACCAACTACCAACAAACAACAATTCTTTATTTGTTGTTGGTTGTTTGTTGTTTGTTGTTTGGTGTTTTTCCAACCAACCACCAACCACCAACAAACAACAATTCTTTTTAAAAAAAGGGAAGGTTTAAGAACTTTGGTGTTTTTCCAACCAACCACCAACCACCAACAAACAACAATTCTTTTTAAAAAAAGGGAAGGTTTAAGAACTATGTATAGACCGTTCCGAACAGCTGCGGTTCTCGGTGCAGGAGTAATGGGAAGCCAAATAGCGGCCCACCTCGCTAATGCAGGGCTGACCGTGCATTTGCTCGACATTCCTGCAAACAGCGCTAATAAAAACGAACTGGTCGAAACAGCATTCAAAAAAGCCTTAAAGCAGTCACCGCCAATATTCTTTACAGAAAAGACTGCCCGTCGTGTGATTCTGGGCAACTTTGACGAGCATTTTCAGCGTATTGCTGATGTTGACTGGGTAATTGAAGCGGTAGTGGAAAATCTGAGAATCAAGCAGCAGTTGATGGCACGTGTAGAAAGCGTTATTCGCGATCGGGCTGTGGTATCTACTAATACTAGTGGCTTGCCCATTCACTTAATTGCTCAAGGACGCTCTGAGTCCTTCTGCAAAAGGTTTTTAGGTACTCACTTTTTCAATCCACCCCGCTATTTGAAGTTGCTGGAAGTTATCCCTACAACAGACACAGCGACAGAAATTATCAAAAGGATGCAGTGGTTCGCAAGGCTACACTTAGGCAAAGGAGTAGTAGTAGCAAAGGACACACCAAACTTTATCGCCAATCGGATCGGCACTTATGCGATCATGCTTGGTTTGCGGGCGTTAACCGAGCATGGATATACGATTGAGGAAATTGACACCCTGACAGGAACGCTTGTGGGACGACCGAAGTCAGCCACATTCCGGACGGCGGAT
This window contains:
- a CDS encoding AMP-dependent synthetase/ligase; this encodes MLWSDQIYKAPVNSGEVLLGRTLPSLLDEACSRYPNSNALNQWTETGWQSLSHQEFQSAIEEVALGLLDFDLEKGDRIALLMHNDVNFCIADMGSLLAGLVDVPIDLTQTLEHIIFILRHAEAKVLIISNLDLLYQVVPYLWDTPELKVVIIADVPADWQQIHSQILTCQLSSYREDKTQESSIETECLCIPKFFSQANLERPCPEFPQCIQVFSLSEVRARGRTLISEGKQQQLRSIVTANDLATIIYIPGAKGEPLGVMLTHENLSANALAIFTGIPNLEFGAKEVILSFLPLTHVFARVLLYGHINYGHSIYLTTPNRVIRHLKEVQPTIFATVPLLLEKIYNRILEEGSKRTKLTTVRDIKNNVLSRIRAFAVQTIRRTEQPKTQRFRLSSLRLGAHLSPLQWKFPPLRISVSASQLREIAFTQRIYNWALNLAKQYELGKSPQGRYALMLKLADRLVFWQWRAVFGGRLKYLISGGAPLKAEIANLFGAAGIIVLQGYGLTETSSAFACTRGQFNRAGTVGVPMAGVEVAIADDGEILTRSPYITQGYYKNPEATQQLIDADGWLHTGDLGEITDDGLLKITGLKKSRFKLSTGKYVTPEPLESKLEQSPLVAKAVAVGAERKFCAMLIFPNLDNLRSYALSAGIDLPTEALLKHPCIIAMYQALVDEANCHLPQWSTVKRFRLIDATLTVENGTLTPTQEVRRAKVAEVFAEEIAAIYEDTGTHNRGNAEIENIDQQDTSSFSCPPIPQPSCPAIAQSLNT